A window of Macaca thibetana thibetana isolate TM-01 chromosome 7, ASM2454274v1, whole genome shotgun sequence genomic DNA:
GATGCAGCTGAAAGATGTGACAGTGGGAAATGAGTAGCAGAGAAAACTTTGAGAGACATAGTTCATTTACATAGATACTGTTTATTGACCataagaagacagaaacaaagactGAGACTAGGAGCTGAAGATGGAGACTCACCGACATAGCAATGACTAAAACCTAAGGAGAAACCAGGcacagtagtcccagctactgaaggggctaaggcaagataatcacttgagcccaggagttcgaagctacAGTGTActtatgatcacacctgtgaatagccactgtactccagcctgggcaacatagcaagaccctgttttaaaaggaaaagaaaaaagctcagaGGGTGGAGTGGAAATCAGGACAGGTGTGCTATGCTGACCATGGTCCTGAGAAATATTTGCCTACTGGGGCCTAGATGCTTCTCCTAATCCTGAGGTATTGGTGACTTTCATACAACTCTCTTTGGGACATCTCAACTAGGTGAGGAAGGAGGTGGTGGTAGGAGAGAAGGCAAGactgagagagtgagagagatggACTGTCACTCTTGGAGAGGCACCATTTCCCTGACTCCCAGGgataaaaggaaaagattttCTGAACAACATCTTCAATGAGTTATAATTaccaaaaaagaaactaacaacgCTTAAAAATCAAATCTTTGAAAGAGGCTAAGAAATTTTGTGCCATAAGATACAGTACTGTATGAGTGAAGACATAAACAAATAACTGTAATCAGGTAATGAGCAGAATATCAACTGGGTAGAATTGAGGTATCATTGTGAGTTGAGTCATAACAACATTCTCCTCTCATTCCTCAACATTATCTCCTTGAGAGACCTCATCCATTCTCATGGCTTCAATATCATCCAATGCTTATGACctcaactttatatttttacctaTGATCTCTCCTTTGAGCTCCAGAACTTAGTATCCAACTACCTTACTTTCCATCTCTGCTTGGATGATTCATAGATGGGAATCCCCCTATCAGAATGCCAATGGGAGATACCAATTGGCAGTATAGAAAATAATGCTTCTGCTTTCCGGCGGCGACGACCTACCCACACGAGAACATGCCTCTCGCAAAGGATCTCCTTCATCCCTCCccagaagagaagaagaggaaacaCAAGAAGAAACTCCTGGTGCAGAGCCCCAATTCCTACTTTATGGGTGTGAAATGCCCAGGATGCTATAAAATCACCACGGTCTTTAGCCATGAACAAACAGTAGTTTTGTGTATTGGCTGCTCCACTGTCCTCTGTCAGCCTACAGGAGGAAAAGCAAGGCTTACAGAAGGATGTTCCTTTAGGAGGAAGCAGCACTAAAGGCACTCTGAATCAAGATGAGTGGGAAACCATCTCAATAAACACAttttggataaaaaaaaaataaaataaaataatgcttccATCGGATACTTAAATACAATATCAGAAAGTGGAAACATTCagggcaaagggaaaaaaaatcctaatgggATAGGAAACTTGATCATAAGATGTGGTAGACTTACTATAAGAAGATAGTGAATGATGAGAACAACCTCAAACAGGGGTATTTCCTGCTGATAGAAACTACAAATCCGAGCAGTTCTTTTCTGAATAGCCTGCAGAAGGAATTACTGGCTAGGCATCTGTCTTCTCAGTTATGTCTGCACCCATGAATAGAAACATTGTCAtctaatgataataaataaaattctcaatCTGGAAACTCAAGTCTGAAGGAAACtcacatacacttttttttgagacagggtcttgctctgtcacccaggctagagtgcagtggcatgatcttggctcactgcaaactcagcctcccaggttccaccgatcctcccacctcagccccccaagtagctgggactacaggtacgcaccactatgtctggctactttttgtattttctgtaggaGTAGGATTTCACTATGTTCACCACGCTGGGATACTTATAAATCAAGAAAAGCAAGATGAAGTCATCGGGGTCGAGAGCCCCCACATTCCAGAATCAAGGCTTGAAGGATGATGTCTTagagaaagtaaaaatgttactttACATAGTGTGTAATAAACTTATGGAATTCTTAGTTCTAGAAGTAACAGAGGCCAAAAACATAAATCAGGTTGAGAATTATTATCCACCTTTGGTGGAGGCACCCTAGCAGATTAGCAAGGGAGTTTTATTTTGGGGGAATATAACTAATTTTGTAAGGCTGAAGCTCTGGAGAGATTTGTAAATGCCATCTTGGTGTCCCTTCTGTTTAAATTCACTTCGCAAAGAATCCAGGACCCCTCAAACCGCAGATCAATGTAGAAGTGAAACAAGACTGCTTAGAGATTACAGAAGATGGAGCTGATAGAGACCTGAATGTCAACATCTGGGACTAAAACCAGAACCAAGATAACCTGAACACCACGGATGCAGTCATAGAATGACATTTAGTGGCAAAAAGTCAGAACGAGCAAAttcagaagagaggaaggagatagAGACTGGAGCGACGTCATCTTGGGGGCAAAGACTTGAGCATGGGTGAGGAGCAGGCTGTTACAGGCACAAAGCCATTGTACATCCCTTAGAAATAAGCCTGCCAATGGACCAGTGACCATTTCATGTACCTTTTGGACTTtgcaacaaaaaatacaacacGCACTCACATTATAATGGCATCTAGGAATATGCTCTCATACAAAAAGTGGGGCATGAGAGGATACACACATTCcataaagtttttattagtgCCAAAAGccaagaaaggaagagggaaagcaTCCTTTGAACTAAGCACTGCACAGTTTTTCCCAATATGTCATGCACATGAGAATTTAATGAGTCACAAATTCCAGTGGGTATTTTTCCCTCAATTTTCCAGTTTGttctattttgcaaatatttgtacTCAAATGATAATGTGACTTTTGTCATACAGCCACACTGACTCCCTCATGAAGAGCTTTATTTAGAGTCAGAAGACATCTGCTAAATTGAGATTTACAAAGAACTtattaaacaaacataaatagaTGGGCTCTGAATATTATATTCTGAGCATTCACTTCCTTATGTACTTGCAAATTATACACCAGCATGCAAAGCATCTCAAAAGAGCAATGCATAAAATCCCCATAGAATCTCTTTCTTCTGAGCACCTTGGAGATGTTCTTTCATCCAAAGCCATTAATTAGGAAGGTTAAACACTGCCTTCCTAGTTTGAAGCCTTTGTCTCTACAGGCTATTGATGCAGAACGTGGGAAAAGACTAAGTAAGTACTTTTGAGGATTATGACAATTGATGATTGACATCAAGGATCCATAATAGAGACACAGATTTCAATCAAGTCTGGCAGTGGACAGGACATGCTACAGTACACGCCAAAATCCTTGAGAACATCATATTCCTGGGGAGCAGACTGTTTTATGATTTTCAGGCTCATAAGTGAGACAGAATTGGACTCATTGCTTCACTTGTGAAACCGTTACTTGGCACTGTCACAGTGACAAACCAATGGCCTAAAATGCAATTAGTTATTATGCATCCTTGTTAAGCAACAGCCTGGTTGCCACTGGCACTACATGTGAGCTGCAGTTAATGTGGCATGCCTAGCTAACAGGCAGGTCCCAGTTTGAATGAGATAAGGAACTCACTTCAAACAAGGCATTTCTTTACAGACTccagaaactattttttaaaaaaacacactttcTGCCAAATTAAAGAGAAGTTTTACAACATAATACAAATGCAGTGTTGAAGAAGTTCTGGGATCCCTCCGGAATTGTGcaatattttagtaatatttatcatttatgtcCTGTAGTTAGGAAGATAAAGAGGGTCAGAAAAGCACAGCATATAAATTAGTTTCTGTGGCCTTTGATAAAAAATCTGTTTGCATTACATCATTTTAGTGGCTCTTGAATTGTGATTGAGGACATTATTGTCTCTCCAAGACTGACCACATCTCCTTAGGGAGTAAAGCCATTATATG
This region includes:
- the LOC126959357 gene encoding 40S ribosomal protein S27-like; amino-acid sequence: MPLAKDLLHPSPEEKKRKHKKKLLVQSPNSYFMGVKCPGCYKITTVFSHEQTVVLCIGCSTVLCQPTGGKARLTEGCSFRRKQH